TTCGATGAGGAAAGCCTGGCGCGACGGGCCTTGGCTGCGAACGCCTTTTCCGCGTCTGCACTGCAGGAACTGATCCCGATCAACGACCCAGAAGAGTATTTCTCGGGGCGTGGCTGGCGGCGCGACATTGCCGACGATGACAAGCTTGTGCTATATCGGAGGGCGTTGGCGACGTTCGGGAGCTACGAGGAAAAAGCGGGTCTCGGCAAACGCCCTGAGGAAGTGAATCAGGAATGGCTCTTTGCTCCGGTGTGGCCGGAGGTCAATCGCCACTACGCCCACCTGGGCGTGAGCGTGAAGTCCCTGCCGGAACTGGTCGAGCAATTCGGCGTCCTGCGCTATGGTCACCGCCCCCGCGTGGGCGACACATTCAGCGGCGGCGGCTCCATCCCCTTCGAGGCCGCGCGCATCGGCTGCGATGCCTACGCCTCCGACCTGAACCCCATCGCCTGCATGCTGACCTGGGGCGCGTTCAACATCGTTGGTGCGAGTGTCGAGGCTCGTGCCGAGATTGAAAAGGAGTACAACGCGGTCGCGAATGCGGTTCGGTCCGCCATTGATGCTCTTGCCATTGAAAAAGATGCCAAAGGAAACCAAGCCAAGGCATTCCTCTATTGCCTGGAGACGCGCTGCCCCGAGTCCGGTTGGATGGTCCCGATTTCGCCGTCTTGGGTTATTTCGAAGAATGGCAATGTGATAGCGCAACTGGAGCCTGACACTGCCAACAAGAGATTCAACATTCGGGTCAAGAGCGGGGCCACCGCTGACGAGTTACGGGAGGCCGCTGCCGGGACTGTGCAAGACAGCAACTTGCACTATCAGCTTAATGGCAAGATACACCGCGTCCCTATAAGGACCCTCCGAGGTGACTTCCGGGACTCACACGGCAATTCGGGGAATCGTCTCCGCCCATGGGAAAAATCGGATTTCGCCGCTGCGCCGGGTGACGTTTTTCAGGAGCGGCTGTATGCCATTCACTGGATCGCCAAGGATTCGCTGAAGGATGCGAGGCCCAAGACATACTTCGCTGCGCCAACCGAAGCCGATTTGGAGCGCGAACGCCGTGTCCAAGCCATCGTCGCTAAGAACCTGGCCCGCTGGCAGCATGAAGGCTTGGTGCCGGACATGGCCATAGAGCCGGGCGACAAGACCGATGAGCCGATTCGAACTCGTGGCTGGACGTACTGGCATCACTTATTCAATGCCCGCCAGTTGCTGCTGTACGCCGAATTAAAGAAGCACACCAGCGCTACCATGTCGCTGAGCTTTTGCCAGATGATCAACACCAGTGCACGGCTCACACGCTGGACCGTAGGCGATGGCCCCGGCCGCAGCGGCGGTACCAAGCAGGTCTTCGACAATCAGGCGCTGAATGTCCTGTTCAACTATGGTTGCCGAGCTTCTATATACCTGCTCGACTCACTTGCCGCCAAGGTCAGTGGGTCGCCGATACCGCAAGTCTCACGGCTTGAACAAAGATGTCTTCCAGCCGCAGAAATTTCGAGCGACTGTGACATCTTTATTACCGATCCGCCTTACGCCAATGCGGTGAACTACCACGAGATCACCGAGTTTTTCATCGCGTGGCTGCGCAAGAACCCGCCCAAACCCTTCGACGAGTGGGTGTGGGATTCGCGCCGCGCACTGGCCATCAAGGGCTCGGGTGAGGATTCCCGGCGCGGAATGGTCGCCGCCTACAAGGCGATGGCGGATCACATGCCAGACAACGGCATGCAGTGCGTGATGTTCACCCATCAGGACACGGGTGTTTGGTCGGACATGGTCGGCATCTTCTGGGCTGCTGGCTTGCAGGTCGTTGCAGCCTGGTACATCGCCACCGAGACGACGTCCGAGTTGAAGAAAGGGGGCTACGTACAGGGCACGGTGATCCTGATGCTGAAGAAGCGCACTGCAGGTGATCGTGCAGGCTTCAAGCAACGCATCCTGCCAGCCGTGCGCAGCGAAGTTCAGCGTCAGATCGAAACGATGATGCACCTTAACGATGAGGTGAAGAGCAAACACGGCGAGCCCGTTTTCAACGACTCCGACCTGCAGATGGCAGGTTACGCCGCCGCGCTGAAGGTGCTGACGGCCTACACGCAAATTGGTGGTGAGGACGTGACGGCTTTCGCACTGCGCCCACGCGTGCGCGGCGAGGTCACGGTGGTCGATGAAATCGTGCAGCAGGCGGCAGAAGCAGCCAACAGCCTGCTGGTGCCTGAGGGCCTTACTGCCGACACCTGGGCCAAACTCACGGGTATCGAGCGCTTCATGCTGCGCATGATGGACATGGAAACCACCGGTGCAGCCAAGCTCGACAACTATCAGAACTTTGCCAAGGCCTTCCGCGTGGAGGATTATGCTCGGGTGATGGGCAGCATGACGGCCAACCAGGCCCGTCTGAAGCGCGTGCCCGAGTTCGCCTCCCGTGATCTCACCGACAGTACAGAGCTCGGTGCCACCCGGCTCGGTCGCTTGATCATTGGCGTGCAACAGGTATTGGCGGAAATCGAACCCCAGGCCATCGTTAGCCAACTGCAGGCCGAAATGGCGGACTTCCTCGAGGTGCGCTCACTGCTGGTGGATTTGCTGGCCTTCATCAAGCGCAAGACGCTGGAACCGGAAGTCCGTACAGCGGCAGAGATCCTCGCCGCTCGACTCAAGAATCTACGCTTTGGTGGGTGAAGGCGGCATGCAGATGCAAGAGGACTTTCTGGATGCGCACCGACGTCACTTGAGCGATGCGGGCTATCTGTTTCAAGCAGAACGTTGGGCCAATGCGGATCACCTGTATGGCATTTCAGCCGAGTGCGGATTGAAGGTTTTGATAGAAAAGCTGAAGGGCAGCTCACTCGATAGAGGCGACCGACTACATGTCATGGAAGAGAAGAAGCCAAACAATGCCTGGCTGAAGTATCAGACCTATCTTTCTGGTCACGCGAAGGCCGCCAAGCTTGCTTTGCCAACACTCAACCCATTTGCCGACTGGCTTGTGTCGCAGCGATACGCAAATCAATCGAATTTTGATCACGTTCGGGTTCAGTCTCATCAGGAAGGTGCAAAAGCCGTAGCTGCCTTGCTCAAGAAAGATGCCGTAGAAGGTTTCAAATGATTACTTTTGATCAAATTCTCCCCATCACTCGTGATGTTTTTGAAACGATTCAGAAACCTGTTTTGCAACTGGACTGGTTGATCATCAACCGCGACCTCAACGGACTGGTGCGCTTCATTGTGCCGGAACACTGCATGTCAGACGATGCGCAACGCGCCGAAATTGAAGGGGCATACCGAGTACTGGCTGAACGTATCGCCCCCCACGCCTATCCAGTCAATGTCGGCATACTGTATGAAGTCACCCGCAAGGAAGCTCTCCACGGCGCACAGGCCTTCCTGCTGGAGGGCTTTCAGAATGTTTGGGTTGTTGATCGACTGGCAAACGAAAGCACCTGGGAGTCCATTGCGGAGGTGTCAAGCGGCGTGCCCCGTATTGTGTTTTTTTCCATCAAGGGTGGGGTAGGGCGTTCAACGGCATTGGCGGCCAGTGCCTGGGCATTGGCAAGGGCAGGCAAGCGGGTATTGGTTATGGATCTCGACCTCGAATCGCCGGGGCTTTCCAGTGCCTTGTTGCCGACGGATCGCCTGCCTGAATATGGCATCACCGACTGGCTGGTGGAGGATTTGGTCAATAACGGACACTCTTTGTTGAATGACATCTATGCAACCAGCAATCTAACGACAGCTGGCGAAATCTACCTGGTGCCTGCGCATGGGCGAGATCCGGGTGAATATGTGACCAAACTCGGTCGTGTATGGATGCCCAAGGTTGACGCACAAGTGCACCATGAATCATGGTCGGCACGTTTGAACCGATTGGTCAATGAGCTTGAAGAGAGGGTTCGGCCCGATCTGATTTTTATCGATTCACGCGCTGGTATTGATGAAGTTGCCGCTGCCTGCGTAACTGACCTTGGCGCACATACGGTTTTGATGTTCGCCATTCAGGGGCGACAAACCTGGACAGGTTATCGTGCCTTGTTTGCGTATTGGCAGCAGCGCTCCGTTATTACCAAGATTCGAGATCGTCTGCAACTGGTTGCCGGATTGGTGCCGGATGATGATCGCAGGCTGGACTATCTGGCCGCTTTGCGCGCCGATGCTTATTCCCTCTTCGAAGAGACTTATGACGAAGTGGAGCCAGGTGCGGTTAGTCAATGGAACTTTGACGAGGACGATGACAACGC
This is a stretch of genomic DNA from gamma proteobacterium SS-5. It encodes these proteins:
- a CDS encoding DUF1156 domain-containing protein, yielding MNEVARTATTLMQLKLKDAPTLIESVFPAQKVSFEAQAERKAVAAQTLTGLGSYWKGRKPLILVRGIVLGSLLPPTDDPEQDLVVFEKLMAFDEESLARRALAANAFSASALQELIPINDPEEYFSGRGWRRDIADDDKLVLYRRALATFGSYEEKAGLGKRPEEVNQEWLFAPVWPEVNRHYAHLGVSVKSLPELVEQFGVLRYGHRPRVGDTFSGGGSIPFEAARIGCDAYASDLNPIACMLTWGAFNIVGASVEARAEIEKEYNAVANAVRSAIDALAIEKDAKGNQAKAFLYCLETRCPESGWMVPISPSWVISKNGNVIAQLEPDTANKRFNIRVKSGATADELREAAAGTVQDSNLHYQLNGKIHRVPIRTLRGDFRDSHGNSGNRLRPWEKSDFAAAPGDVFQERLYAIHWIAKDSLKDARPKTYFAAPTEADLERERRVQAIVAKNLARWQHEGLVPDMAIEPGDKTDEPIRTRGWTYWHHLFNARQLLLYAELKKHTSATMSLSFCQMINTSARLTRWTVGDGPGRSGGTKQVFDNQALNVLFNYGCRASIYLLDSLAAKVSGSPIPQVSRLEQRCLPAAEISSDCDIFITDPPYANAVNYHEITEFFIAWLRKNPPKPFDEWVWDSRRALAIKGSGEDSRRGMVAAYKAMADHMPDNGMQCVMFTHQDTGVWSDMVGIFWAAGLQVVAAWYIATETTSELKKGGYVQGTVILMLKKRTAGDRAGFKQRILPAVRSEVQRQIETMMHLNDEVKSKHGEPVFNDSDLQMAGYAAALKVLTAYTQIGGEDVTAFALRPRVRGEVTVVDEIVQQAAEAANSLLVPEGLTADTWAKLTGIERFMLRMMDMETTGAAKLDNYQNFAKAFRVEDYARVMGSMTANQARLKRVPEFASRDLTDSTELGATRLGRLIIGVQQVLAEIEPQAIVSQLQAEMADFLEVRSLLVDLLAFIKRKTLEPEVRTAAEILAARLKNLRFGG
- a CDS encoding SAM-dependent methyltransferase, with product MQEDFLDAHRRHLSDAGYLFQAERWANADHLYGISAECGLKVLIEKLKGSSLDRGDRLHVMEEKKPNNAWLKYQTYLSGHAKAAKLALPTLNPFADWLVSQRYANQSNFDHVRVQSHQEGAKAVAALLKKDAVEGFK
- a CDS encoding AAA family ATPase, which translates into the protein MITFDQILPITRDVFETIQKPVLQLDWLIINRDLNGLVRFIVPEHCMSDDAQRAEIEGAYRVLAERIAPHAYPVNVGILYEVTRKEALHGAQAFLLEGFQNVWVVDRLANESTWESIAEVSSGVPRIVFFSIKGGVGRSTALAASAWALARAGKRVLVMDLDLESPGLSSALLPTDRLPEYGITDWLVEDLVNNGHSLLNDIYATSNLTTAGEIYLVPAHGRDPGEYVTKLGRVWMPKVDAQVHHESWSARLNRLVNELEERVRPDLIFIDSRAGIDEVAAACVTDLGAHTVLMFAIQGRQTWTGYRALFAYWQQRSVITKIRDRLQLVAGLVPDDDRRLDYLAALRADAYSLFEETYDEVEPGAVSQWNFDEDDDNAPHTPLSIRWSRGWYGLLSLQQRMVQVDESEIQSVYGELIEFLNRSIMGEWPS